The proteins below come from a single Microtus ochrogaster isolate Prairie Vole_2 chromosome 8, MicOch1.0, whole genome shotgun sequence genomic window:
- the Hirip3 gene encoding HIRA-interacting protein 3, giving the protein MLHPQADAGTREGKLDFIKVKRSPAPGSDPEAKRFRFNSESDSSSTPSSPDRSGRPTKNSTTKERSCSRRAVKKAVESTDEEQQTDLAKMGSESTEEEDGGKEQKAGAKKKAGTKNEQAPSKASATEQQVREESGSSEEEAMQGRAKMGERTGAKRHKESDDSDEETLAKKKEHREPRQRSNKGKRMSSKQKSRAGRRTRGVGDSEEEKGKGAVSSGDSSREEGEENRSKAGSQTESRRQSASSEDSESSTQEPAAAQDTTETGTQGTRDSSNGESDVEREGSDSQAGESTKEERKNRSSKKSSKKGKARSSSSSSDSSPEHTSQKARSRRCGEDHPAVVRLKRYIRACGAHRNYKKLLGSCRSHKERLSVLRTELEALGMKGNPSLEKCRALKEQREEAAEVASLDVANIISSSGRPRRSNAWNPSGEGIAPGELYRRTLDSEEERPRHAPPDWSHMQGIISSDGESS; this is encoded by the exons ATGCTGCACCCACAGGCGGATGCTGGTACCAGGGAAGGAAAGCTAGACTTCATCAAAGTGAAGAGGTCTCCTGCTCCCGGCAGTGACCCAGAGGCAAAAAGGTTCCGCTTCAATTCAGAGTCAG ACTCCAGCTCTACACCATCCAGTCCAGACCGCTCAGGACGTCCAACAAAGAACAGCACAACCAAGGAGAGGTCATGTTCGAGGAGAGCTGTAAAGAAAGCAGTTGAGAGCACAGATGAAGAACAGCAAACAGACCTGGCCAAGATGGGATCAGAGAGcactgaggaggaggatgggggaaaAGAGCAGAAGGCTGGGGCTAAAAAGAAAGCTGGGACCAAGAACGAGCAAGCACCAAGCAAGGCTTCAGCCACTGAGCAGCAGGTTAGGGAAGAAAGTGGAAGCAGTGAAGAAGAAGCTATGCAGGGTAGAGCAAAAATGGGGGAAAGAACAGGTGCTAAACGCCACAAGGAAAGTGACGACAGTGATGAGGAGACCCTAGCCAAGAAGAAAGAGCACAGGGAACCCAGACAGAGGAGCAACAAAGGGAAGAGAATGAGCTCTAAGCAGAAAAGCCGGGCTGGGAGGCGAACTAGAGGCGTGGGAGAcagtgaggaagagaagggaaagggggcagTAAGTAGTGGGGACAGCagtagggaggaaggggaggaaaacagGAGCAAGGCCGGGTCCCAGACTGAGAGCAGAAGGCAGAGTGCCAGCAGCGAGGACAGTGAGAGCAGCACGCAGGAGCCAGCAGCTGCTCAGGACACTACAGAGACAGGCACGCAAGGCACGCGAGACAGCAGTAATGGGGAGAGTGatgtggagagggaagggagtgaCTCCCAGGCAGGAGAGAGCaccaaagaggagaggaagaaccGCTCCTCCAAGAAAAGCTCCAAGAAAGGCAAAGCACGAAGTTCTTCTTCCTCATCAGACTCAAGTCCAGAACACACAAGCCAGAAG GCTAGGTCTCGACGCTGTGGAGAGGACCATCCAGCTGTGGTGAGACTAAAGCGTTATATTCGGGCTTGTGGTGCCCATCGGAACTACAAGAAGCTCCTGGGGTCCTGTCGCTCCCACAAGGAGCGCCTTAGTGTCCTCAGGACTGAGCTGGAAGCACTGGGCATGAAGG GCAATCCTTCCTTGGAGAAGTGTCGGGCCCTGAAGGAGCAGCGAGAAGAGGCAGCTGAGGTGGCTTCCTTGGATGTTGCCAATATCATCAGCAGTTCGG GCCGACCACGAAGAAGTAACGCCTGGAACCCTTCAGGGGAAGGAATCGCCCCAGGGGAGCTTTATCGCCGAACCCTGGATTCAGAAGAGGAGCGACCACGCCATGCACCTCCAGACTGGTCCCATATGCAGGGCATCATTAGCAGTGATGGTGAGAGCAGCTGA